The DNA sequence CGCCGTGAACAGGGCCCCCACCACGGCGCAAATGGCCAGCGCCCTTTGCTGGCTCACGTGGCGCGGAATAGCCCACACGCCCACAAAATACCCCACCAACATGGCCGTCAGCGTAAGGGAGGTGAAGTTGCGGGCCACGTCGAGGCTGATGCCCTGCGCCCGGCCGTACTGGATAATGGTGTCGCCGGCAATGACTTCCACGCCCACGCAGCAAAACAGCGCCAGCACGCCCAGGGCCAGGTGCGGGTACTGAAAAAGGCCCTTCCCCGCCGCCGCCGTGGCCCCGGCGGTGGGCGTGGGTGCCGTTTCCTCGGTGGTGATTTCGGGCAGGCTGGATAATTTAATCAGGCCGGCAAGCACCACCAAGGCCCCCGCCATCACGAGGTAAGGGAAAATTACGCGGTCGGCCAGCTGCTGAAGCAGCACGGCTTTGGCGGCCGGCGAGGCAGTGCGGGCCAGCTGGCTCTCAAGCTCCGAAGCGCCTTTCAGCACCACCGCCCCGATGATGAACGGGCTCAGGACCCCGGCCACCTTGTTGCAAATGCCCATGATGCTGATGCGCCGGGCGGCACTCTCGATGGGCCCTAGCACGGTGGCGTAGGGGTTGGCGGCAGTTTGGAGCAGCGCCAGGCCGGCCCCTTGCACAAACAAGCCCGCCAGGAACAGCCCAAACGAGCGGGCCTGCGCCGCCGGTACGAACACCAGGGCCCCCGCCGCCATCACAACCAGGCCCAGCGCCATGCCGTTTTTGAAGCCCGTGCGGCGCAAAATCAGCGACGACGGGATGGCCAAAAACACGTAGGCGATGTAGAAGGCGAACGTCACCAACAGCGCCTGCGCGTAGGTCAGGTCGCAGGCAATTTTCAGGAACGGAATCAGCGTGCCGTTGAGCCAGGTGATGAACCCGAAGATGAAAAACAGGGCCCCGATGATGGCCAGGGGCGGAACGACGGTGGCTTTGCTGTCTTTCATACAACAATCAGGAAAAGGAGGAGAGGGTCCGCCCGGGGGCGGAGTGAGGCGGCCGCCCGCGCCCTTGGCGCTGGCGGCCGGGGTCCCCGGCAGGGGCCCCCGGGGCCCTAAAACCGGTAGCGCACGAAGGCCTCCATGGCCTCGTACTCGGCCAGGCCGAGCTGGTCGTAGCGCCTGGCGGTGGCGCGGTTGCGGTCTTCCGAGCGCTGCCAGAACTCGCGCTTGTCGTTGCCGGGGAACACGGCGCTGTCTTTCTGCGACTGGTGCTTGAAGATAGCCTGGCGCTTGCGCATCAACTCCTCGGGACTGATGGGCACGGCCATCTCAATCTCCTCTACGTCCCACTCCTGCCAGGCCCCGCGGTAGAGCCACAAGTAGCAGTCATCGAGCCAGGTCTCCTGGCCCTTGAGACGCGCCAGGGCGGCAAAAATGGCGTCGAGGCACACCTTGTGGGTGCCGTGCGGGTCGCGCAGGTCGCCGGCGGCGAAGATTTGGTGGGGCCGGATTTCCTGCAAAATGTTCACCACTTCCTGGATGTCGGCCTCGCCCAGCGGCTTCTTTTTCACCTGCCCGGTTTCGTAAAACGGCATGTTCATGAAGTACACGTTGGCGGCTTTTACGCCGCAGAAGCGGCAGGCGGCCGATGCTTCGCCCTTCCGGATCAGGGCCTTAATGTCCTGCACCAGCGGGCTGTCTTCCTCGCCCAACTTCTTGCGGCTGAGGAACTCCACCACTTCGGCGTGCTCTTTTTGCATCTTGGTGGCGCCCACGCCCGACTCCCGCGCGAAGTCCAGGGCGAAGTCGGCATAGCGGCGTGCGTCGTCGTCGAACACGGCGATATTGCCCGAGGTCTGGTAGGCCACGTGCACGTCGTGGCCCTGGTCGACGAGGCGCAGCAGCGTACCGCCCATCGAAATCACGTCGTCGTCGGGGTGGGGGCTGAAGATGAGCACCCGCTTGTGGGCCGGCAGGGCCCGTTCGGGCCGCTGGGCGTCGTTCGAGTTGGGCTTGCCGCCCGGCCAGCCCGTGATGGTGTGCTGGATACCGTTGAATACCTTAATGTTGAGGCTATAAGCGTTGCCCGATTCCACCAGCAGGTCGCTCAGGCTGCCGTCCTTGTAGTCTTCGTCGGTGAGCTTGAGGATGGGCTTCTTCATTGTCAGGCTCAGCCAGATAACGGCTCGCCGAATCAGGGCGTCGTCCCAGGCGCACATGCCCACCAGCCAGGGCGTTTTGATGCGCGTCAGCTCCAGAGCGGCCCACTGGTCCACCACCACCCGCGTGTGGGGGTGCTGCTGCAAGAAGGAGGCCGGCACGGCGTCCGAAATCTTGCCCTCCACCGTTTCCTGGAGGATTTTGGCTTTGCCCTCGCCCCAGGCCAGCAGGATGATCTGGCGGGCCTTGGCGATGGTGCCCACGCCCATGGTGAGGGCCCGAAGCGGCACGTATTCTTCCTTGATGAAGTCCTTGGCCGCGTCGGTAATCGTCAGGGGATCAAGCTTTACTAGGCGCGTGGCCGAGGTGCTGGCCGAGCCCGGCTCGTTGAAGCCGATGTGGCCGGTGCGCCCGATGCCGAGCAGTTGTAGGTCGAGCCCGCCGCAGTCCTCGATCAGCCGGTCGTAGGCCTGGCAGTAGGCTTTCACCTGTTCGATGGGCAGCGTGCCGTCCGGGATGTGAACGTTTTCGGGCCGGATGTCCACGTGGTCGAACAGCTGCTCGTGCATGAAGTAGACGTAGCTCTGGAGCTCGTCGGGCGGCATGGGGTAGTACTCGTCGAGGTTGAAGGTGACCACGTTCTGAAAGCTGAGGCCCTCCTCGCGGTGCAGCCGCACCAGCTCCTGGTACACGCCGATGGGCGACGAGCCGGTGGCCAGGCCCAGCACGGTCCGCTCGCCCTTAGCCTGCTTGGCCCGAATCAGCGCGGCAATTTCGTGGGCCACGTAAATGGCGCCTTCCCGCGACGTTTCAAAAACGGTGACCGGCAGTTTCTCAAACGTGGTTTCGGAGTAGTTCAAAACTTCCATGGCTGAATTTCGAGCGTAAAAATGGCGGATTTTTAAAACGAAGCAGGAAGGTGCGGCTGGCAAAAAGCTGGGGCCCCTGGGGCCCTTCGCGCAGTAGGAAGCAAGAACCAGGGCGGCGGTAGCCGGGGTGTTTAACAGGAGCTGGCAGGCCAAGGGCAAGCGCGGCTGAATAGAATAATTGTAGTAAATAATAGTTTGCTTGGATCAAACTTAAGCCCGCCGCGCAAGCAAAGCAAGCGTTAGGCAAAAAAATGTGTGCGCACACGCAAAAATAATCGTTCGGCGTGTGCGCGCACACGGCACTTTGAGTGGTTCGGTAAGCTGAACCCCACGCCTGGGCCCCCGATATAAGAAAAAGCAGATGCGCAGCAACCCCGGGCACTGTTCGTTGTTATTGCCGGCAGCTCCGTGCGGCAGCGCGGCCCTGGGCACTGGGTTGCGTGATAACTTTGGTACGTTTACAAGTAAGCCCGGCCCCACGCGCTAGGGTGCCGCACACAAGCCGGTGCGCCGGGCAAAGGATCGTTAGCAGTATGGAAAAAATTGCGGTACGCATCAAGGATATTGCCGCCAAGGCCAATGTGTCGGTGGGAACCGTAGACCGGGTGCTCCACAACCGGGGCCGGGTCTCGGAAAAAGTGCGACAGAAAGTGTTGCTGATGATGCAGGAGCTGGACTACGAGCCCAACCTGATTGCCCGCACGCTCGGCTCGAACCGCACCTACCAACTGGCCGTGGTGCAGCCCGACCATCTCATCGACCCCTACTGGCAAGCCCCGTGGGACGGCATCGGCAAAGCGGCCAAAGAGCTCAAGCAGTACGGCGTCAACGT is a window from the Hymenobacter nivis genome containing:
- a CDS encoding sugar MFS transporter translates to MKDSKATVVPPLAIIGALFFIFGFITWLNGTLIPFLKIACDLTYAQALLVTFAFYIAYVFLAIPSSLILRRTGFKNGMALGLVVMAAGALVFVPAAQARSFGLFLAGLFVQGAGLALLQTAANPYATVLGPIESAARRISIMGICNKVAGVLSPFIIGAVVLKGASELESQLARTASPAAKAVLLQQLADRVIFPYLVMAGALVVLAGLIKLSSLPEITTEETAPTPTAGATAAAGKGLFQYPHLALGVLALFCCVGVEVIAGDTIIQYGRAQGISLDVARNFTSLTLTAMLVGYFVGVWAIPRHVSQQRALAICAVVGALFTAGILVTHGFTSVLLVALLGLANSLMWPAIFPLSIRGLGSYTEHGSALLIMGIGGGAVLPYLYGKLSEGLGLQQAYVLLIPCYLYILFFALKGHAYQPKTAVSYALPVA
- the nagB gene encoding glucosamine-6-phosphate deaminase produces the protein MEVLNYSETTFEKLPVTVFETSREGAIYVAHEIAALIRAKQAKGERTVLGLATGSSPIGVYQELVRLHREEGLSFQNVVTFNLDEYYPMPPDELQSYVYFMHEQLFDHVDIRPENVHIPDGTLPIEQVKAYCQAYDRLIEDCGGLDLQLLGIGRTGHIGFNEPGSASTSATRLVKLDPLTITDAAKDFIKEEYVPLRALTMGVGTIAKARQIILLAWGEGKAKILQETVEGKISDAVPASFLQQHPHTRVVVDQWAALELTRIKTPWLVGMCAWDDALIRRAVIWLSLTMKKPILKLTDEDYKDGSLSDLLVESGNAYSLNIKVFNGIQHTITGWPGGKPNSNDAQRPERALPAHKRVLIFSPHPDDDVISMGGTLLRLVDQGHDVHVAYQTSGNIAVFDDDARRYADFALDFARESGVGATKMQKEHAEVVEFLSRKKLGEEDSPLVQDIKALIRKGEASAACRFCGVKAANVYFMNMPFYETGQVKKKPLGEADIQEVVNILQEIRPHQIFAAGDLRDPHGTHKVCLDAIFAALARLKGQETWLDDCYLWLYRGAWQEWDVEEIEMAVPISPEELMRKRQAIFKHQSQKDSAVFPGNDKREFWQRSEDRNRATARRYDQLGLAEYEAMEAFVRYRF